The Arthrobacter sp. NicSoilC5 genome has a window encoding:
- a CDS encoding alpha-1,4-glucan--maltose-1-phosphate maltosyltransferase, with product MPQRSITEDLRFGRFPITAVQPVVEGGKFPAKALPGEAIVVGATAFREGHDQLGVSAVLLDPSGAERQRVRLAPPRGERGMGTDRWEGVLTPSETGNWSFVIEAWHDRYGTWHHNAEVKIDAGIDVELMLAEGAKLLGEASAEDFRDEVDRAALRHASEVLGDQSRSTEERLGAGFSQEVADIVSRQPIRELVTVSEKYPLLVERDRAGRGAWYEFFPRSEGAVKDHNTGAWTSGNFRTAAKRLDAVAAMGFDVLYMPPIHPIGVQFRKGPNNTLVAGPNDPGSPWAIGAKEGGHDAIHPDLGSFEDFDAFVARANELGLEVALDLALQAAPDHPWVQSHPEWFTTRVDGSIAYAENPPKKYQDIYPLNFDNDPEGLSREILRIVLLWVSHGVKIFRVDNPHTKPVWFWEWLIAEVEKAEPGVVFLAEAFTRPAMMHALGRAGFQQSYTYFTWRNTKKEIETYFEEVSHESPAFFRPNFFVNTPDILTEYLQYGGPAAFRIRAVLAATGSPLWGVYAGYELYEHVARPGAEEYIDNEKFEYKARDWDAAAESGRTLAPYITRLNHIRRDHPALLDLQNLTVHQSTDDSTVVYSKHKTLPDGSKDTIIVVVNVDPHVTKECSVSLDLAALELDPQDITPGGGFYVDDLISGQSWEWGEFNYVRLDPHVEPAHILSVRRMHQ from the coding sequence ATGCCCCAGCGCAGTATCACCGAGGACTTGCGGTTTGGGCGTTTTCCCATCACTGCCGTGCAGCCCGTCGTCGAGGGCGGCAAATTCCCGGCCAAGGCCCTGCCCGGCGAGGCCATTGTCGTGGGCGCCACCGCCTTCCGCGAGGGGCATGACCAGCTCGGCGTCAGCGCCGTGCTCCTTGACCCCTCCGGCGCCGAGCGCCAGCGCGTCCGGCTTGCGCCACCGCGCGGGGAACGTGGCATGGGCACGGACCGCTGGGAAGGCGTGCTCACGCCGTCGGAAACGGGGAACTGGTCTTTTGTCATCGAAGCCTGGCACGACCGCTACGGCACCTGGCACCACAACGCCGAAGTGAAGATCGACGCCGGAATCGACGTCGAACTCATGCTCGCCGAAGGTGCCAAACTGCTGGGCGAAGCGTCCGCAGAGGACTTCCGGGACGAGGTGGACCGGGCAGCCCTGCGGCATGCCTCGGAGGTCCTGGGCGACCAGTCCCGCAGCACGGAGGAACGGCTTGGGGCCGGGTTCAGCCAGGAAGTCGCGGACATCGTGTCCCGCCAGCCCATCCGGGAACTCGTCACCGTTTCTGAAAAATACCCCCTCCTGGTGGAGCGGGACCGGGCCGGGCGGGGCGCCTGGTACGAGTTCTTCCCCCGGTCCGAAGGCGCCGTCAAGGACCACAACACCGGCGCCTGGACGTCAGGCAACTTCCGTACCGCCGCCAAACGGCTGGACGCCGTGGCAGCCATGGGCTTCGACGTCCTCTACATGCCCCCCATCCACCCCATCGGCGTGCAGTTCCGCAAGGGACCCAACAACACCCTGGTGGCCGGCCCCAATGATCCCGGCTCACCCTGGGCCATCGGAGCCAAGGAGGGCGGCCACGACGCCATCCACCCCGACCTCGGATCCTTCGAGGACTTCGACGCCTTCGTGGCGCGTGCCAACGAACTGGGCCTGGAGGTAGCCCTGGACCTCGCACTCCAGGCCGCCCCGGACCACCCGTGGGTGCAGTCCCATCCGGAATGGTTCACCACCAGGGTGGACGGCAGCATTGCCTACGCCGAAAACCCGCCAAAGAAGTACCAGGACATCTATCCGCTCAATTTCGATAATGATCCGGAAGGACTTTCCCGGGAAATTCTGCGGATCGTGCTGCTGTGGGTCAGCCACGGCGTAAAGATTTTCCGCGTGGATAATCCGCACACCAAACCGGTGTGGTTCTGGGAATGGCTCATTGCGGAAGTGGAAAAAGCCGAACCAGGTGTTGTGTTCCTGGCCGAAGCCTTTACCCGCCCGGCCATGATGCACGCCCTGGGCAGGGCCGGCTTCCAGCAGTCCTACACGTACTTCACGTGGCGCAACACCAAGAAGGAAATCGAGACCTACTTCGAGGAAGTCAGCCACGAATCACCGGCGTTCTTCCGGCCCAACTTCTTCGTCAACACCCCGGACATCCTCACGGAATACCTGCAGTACGGCGGACCGGCGGCGTTCCGGATCAGGGCTGTCCTGGCCGCCACCGGAAGCCCGCTCTGGGGCGTCTACGCCGGCTATGAACTGTACGAACACGTTGCCCGGCCCGGTGCGGAAGAGTACATCGACAACGAGAAGTTCGAGTACAAGGCCCGCGACTGGGACGCCGCCGCCGAGTCCGGACGCACGCTGGCCCCGTACATCACCCGGCTGAACCACATCCGGCGGGACCACCCCGCGCTGCTGGACCTGCAGAACCTGACGGTCCACCAGAGCACCGATGACTCCACTGTTGTCTACTCGAAGCACAAGACCCTTCCCGACGGCTCCAAGGACACCATCATCGTGGTGGTCAACGTGGACCCGCACGTCACCAAGGAATGCAGCGTCTCCCTGGACCTGGCGGCCCTCGAACTGGACCCGCAGGACATCACCCCGGGCGGCGGCTTCTATGTGGATGACCTTATCTCCGGCCAAAGCTGGGAGTGGGGCGAGTTCAACTACGTACGGCTTGATCCGCACGTGGAGCCCGCCCACATCCTGAGCGTGAGGAGAATGCATCAGTGA
- the treS gene encoding maltose alpha-D-glucosyltransferase — protein sequence MSFNPQSSGHFTPKSTFELNAPGLQHDPLWYRKAVFYEVLVRAFADANGDGSGDFSGLIDRLDYLQWLGVDCLWLPPFFQSPLRDGGYDISDYNSVLDEFGTISDFKRLVAEAHARGVRVIIDLPLNHTSDQHPWFQESRKDPDGPFGDFYVWSDTDEKYQDARIIFVDTEESNWTFDPIRRQFFWHRFFSHQPDLNFENPKVIEAVFDVVRFWLDQGIDGFRADAIPYLFEEEGTNCENLPATHEFLRRLREMVDERYPGRVIIAEANQPPNEVVEYFGTVDEPECHMAFHFPIMPRLYYALRDQKAAPIIETMRDTPDIPEGAQWGTFLRNHDELTLEMVTADERAAMLGWYAPDPRMRANIGIRRRLAPLLDNSRAEIELINALLLSLPGSPFLYYGDEIGMGDNIWLEDRDAVRTPMQWNPDRNAGFSHADPGKLYLPPIQSLVYNYAMANVEAEAAHSGSLLRWTRQILSVRKNHPAFGLGGFKHVEADHDAVLAYLRELPDTNPAGADGETILCAFNLSQHPVAATLRIPEYAGRGLRDVFGGQIFPGIGDDGTLTLTIGSHDFFWLRMRSAGSNPSSPYTQAMPILSIEN from the coding sequence GTGAGTTTCAACCCGCAAAGTTCCGGCCACTTCACTCCCAAGAGCACGTTCGAGCTAAATGCGCCTGGCCTTCAGCATGACCCTTTGTGGTACCGCAAGGCAGTGTTCTACGAAGTACTGGTCCGGGCGTTTGCGGATGCCAACGGCGATGGGTCCGGGGATTTCTCCGGACTCATCGACCGGCTGGACTACCTCCAGTGGCTGGGCGTGGATTGCCTCTGGCTGCCCCCGTTCTTCCAGTCGCCGCTGCGGGACGGCGGCTACGACATCTCCGACTACAACTCGGTCCTGGATGAATTCGGCACCATCAGCGACTTCAAACGGCTCGTGGCAGAAGCGCATGCCCGCGGCGTCCGGGTGATCATCGACCTCCCGCTGAACCACACCTCCGACCAGCACCCCTGGTTCCAGGAATCCCGGAAGGACCCGGACGGTCCCTTCGGCGACTTCTACGTCTGGAGCGATACGGACGAGAAATACCAGGACGCACGTATCATCTTCGTCGACACGGAGGAATCGAACTGGACGTTCGATCCCATCCGCCGGCAGTTCTTCTGGCACCGGTTCTTCAGCCACCAGCCGGACCTGAACTTCGAAAATCCCAAGGTGATCGAGGCCGTCTTCGACGTTGTCCGGTTCTGGCTGGACCAGGGGATTGACGGTTTCCGCGCGGACGCCATTCCCTACCTCTTCGAGGAGGAGGGCACCAACTGCGAAAACCTTCCGGCCACCCACGAGTTCCTCCGCCGGCTGCGGGAAATGGTGGATGAACGCTATCCCGGCCGCGTGATCATCGCCGAAGCAAACCAGCCGCCCAACGAGGTGGTGGAATACTTCGGCACCGTCGATGAACCCGAGTGCCACATGGCGTTCCACTTCCCCATCATGCCCCGCCTCTACTACGCGCTGCGGGACCAAAAGGCGGCGCCCATCATCGAAACGATGCGCGACACCCCGGACATCCCCGAGGGCGCGCAATGGGGCACGTTCCTCCGCAACCACGACGAGCTGACCCTGGAAATGGTCACCGCCGATGAGCGTGCGGCAATGCTGGGCTGGTACGCCCCGGACCCGCGCATGCGGGCCAACATCGGCATCCGCCGCCGGCTGGCACCCCTGCTCGACAACTCGCGGGCCGAGATCGAACTGATCAACGCCCTCCTGCTTTCGCTTCCGGGCAGCCCGTTCCTGTACTACGGCGACGAGATTGGCATGGGGGACAACATCTGGCTGGAGGACCGCGATGCCGTCCGCACCCCCATGCAGTGGAACCCGGACCGGAACGCCGGCTTTTCCCATGCCGATCCCGGCAAGCTGTACCTGCCGCCCATCCAGTCCCTGGTGTACAACTACGCCATGGCCAACGTCGAAGCTGAGGCTGCCCACTCCGGGTCCCTGCTGCGCTGGACCCGGCAGATCCTCAGCGTCCGCAAGAACCACCCCGCGTTCGGACTGGGCGGCTTCAAGCATGTGGAAGCAGACCACGACGCCGTTCTGGCGTACCTGCGCGAACTGCCGGACACCAACCCTGCCGGGGCCGACGGGGAGACCATCCTGTGCGCCTTCAACCTCTCCCAGCATCCGGTCGCTGCCACGCTGCGGATCCCCGAATACGCAGGCCGGGGGCTCCGCGATGTGTTCGGCGGACAGATCTTCCCCGGCATCGGCGACGACGGCACCCTTACCCTGACCATCGGAAGCCACGATTTCTTCTGGCTTCGGATGCGCTCGGCGGGGTCGAACCCGTCCTCGCCGTACACCCAGGCCATGCCCATCCTGTCGATAGAGAACTGA
- a CDS encoding 1,4-alpha-glucan branching enzyme, with amino-acid sequence MNQPILTPALTALLKEWLPQQRWFPVKTPDFAISQAGSLGLADPSGHAALAVFLLNVTTQGPDGGQRTAVVQVPLSFRPAPAGGMERALVGEAAGMDPTRPWVYDAVHDPDFVGAWLELIRQEGKADSGTATGFRVEVPYRLPTAKGVVKVLSGEQSNSSVIVDDGESAAMVKFFRVLSDGTNPEIEVGAALTKAGTSEVPATLGWVRGEWLGHGNHTPTGTGQATRYVQGELAVAHEFLAGGRDAWRLAVDAARSGTDFTTEARALGAATATVHKRLAEALGQSSGPEPGKGAGPAVAQRVRAAWAEARAAVGPYDDALDALLANLDKAPEGPLQRIHGDLHLGQILQVTGQSGDGSRWAILDFEGEPLRPIAERNVPDVPLRDVVGMLRSFDYAAGAAQREQEGAQVPDRWVDDCADAFLAGYAGVIPGTVDQTSPLFVALWLDKALYEVVYEMRNRPDWVAIPVNAARRLLGSNGAGDSAGAASEGNEMTGSARTDRPGVPLHVDEGTLGRIANGEHHAPHSVLGAHLDDYGHVTIRTVKHLAEAVTVVTRAGEVPMEHEAHGVWVAVLEPLEQGHVPDYRLTVAYPGKDPVTVDEPYRYLPTVGEVDLHLIGEGRHEKLWQVLGAHVRHYKSALGDVNGVSFAVWAPNAQAVRVKGDFNAWDGREHSMRSLGSSGVWEVFIPGVAAGACYKYEILTRGGYWVEKADPLAFGTEVPPLTASRVVEPSYAFKDEEWMEARAKRDPHNSAMSVYEVHLGSWRLGLGYRELAKELVEYVKWLGFTHVEFMPVAEHPFGGSWGYQVTSYFAPTSRFGHPDEFRYLVDALHQAGIGVLLDWVPAHFPKDAWALARFDGEPLYEHSDPALGEHPDWGTLIFDFGRTEVRNFLVANALYWLEEFHIDGLRVDAVASMLYLDYSRQEGQWRPNRFGGRENLEAISFLQEVNATVYKTHPGAVMIAEESTAFPGVTAPTSHGGLGFGLKWNMGWMHDSLKYISEDPYNRRWHHGTVTFSLVYAFTENFLLPISHDEVVHGKGSMLRKMPGDRWQQLANLRAFFAYQWAHPGKQLIFMGTEFGQEAEWSEQHGLDWWLADIPAHRGLQLLTKDLNELYASTPALYTQDNVPAGFQWINGGDADRNVLSFIRWDADGNPVVCAINFSGAPHVGYTLGVPTAGAWTEVLNTDHTTYGGSGVLNDGELKAVDEGQDGQPATLTVTLPPLGASYFKPGASTAG; translated from the coding sequence ATGAACCAGCCAATCCTCACTCCCGCCCTCACCGCGCTGCTCAAGGAATGGCTGCCGCAGCAGCGTTGGTTCCCGGTCAAAACCCCCGATTTCGCCATCTCCCAGGCCGGCAGCCTGGGACTGGCGGACCCCAGCGGACACGCGGCGCTGGCCGTATTCCTCCTCAACGTCACCACCCAGGGGCCCGACGGCGGTCAGCGCACCGCCGTCGTCCAGGTTCCCTTGAGCTTCCGGCCGGCGCCGGCAGGGGGCATGGAGCGTGCGCTGGTGGGTGAAGCGGCAGGAATGGATCCCACCCGCCCCTGGGTGTACGACGCCGTCCACGACCCCGACTTCGTGGGCGCGTGGCTGGAGCTCATTCGGCAGGAAGGAAAGGCGGACAGCGGCACCGCGACGGGATTCCGCGTGGAAGTACCCTACCGCCTGCCCACGGCGAAGGGCGTCGTGAAGGTGCTCTCCGGTGAGCAGTCCAACAGTTCCGTCATTGTGGACGACGGCGAATCGGCCGCCATGGTGAAATTCTTCCGGGTCCTGTCGGACGGAACCAACCCGGAGATCGAGGTGGGAGCGGCACTGACCAAGGCAGGGACGTCGGAAGTCCCCGCCACCCTCGGCTGGGTCCGGGGCGAGTGGCTGGGGCACGGCAACCACACCCCAACCGGCACCGGCCAAGCTACCCGGTACGTCCAGGGTGAGCTTGCGGTGGCCCACGAATTCCTCGCCGGTGGACGCGATGCCTGGCGGCTGGCGGTGGACGCAGCCCGCTCGGGCACGGACTTCACGACGGAAGCAAGGGCCCTTGGCGCCGCCACCGCCACGGTGCACAAGCGCCTTGCGGAGGCCCTGGGGCAGTCGAGCGGGCCTGAACCCGGCAAGGGTGCAGGACCCGCCGTTGCCCAGCGCGTCCGGGCCGCCTGGGCGGAGGCGCGTGCCGCCGTCGGACCTTACGACGATGCCCTGGACGCCCTGCTGGCAAACCTGGACAAGGCACCCGAGGGGCCCCTCCAGCGCATCCACGGCGACCTGCACCTGGGCCAGATCCTCCAGGTCACCGGCCAGTCGGGCGACGGGTCCCGCTGGGCCATCCTGGACTTCGAGGGCGAGCCCCTGCGGCCCATCGCCGAACGGAACGTGCCGGACGTGCCCCTGCGCGACGTCGTCGGCATGCTGCGGTCCTTCGACTACGCCGCCGGCGCAGCCCAGCGCGAGCAGGAGGGTGCCCAGGTGCCGGACAGGTGGGTGGATGACTGCGCCGACGCCTTCCTGGCAGGGTACGCCGGGGTCATTCCCGGGACGGTGGACCAAACCTCACCGCTGTTTGTGGCATTGTGGCTGGACAAGGCGCTGTACGAAGTTGTTTATGAAATGCGTAACAGGCCCGACTGGGTGGCGATTCCAGTAAACGCCGCCAGGCGGCTCCTGGGCAGTAACGGTGCCGGCGACTCCGCCGGTGCAGCATCGGAAGGTAACGAAATGACTGGCTCAGCACGAACTGACCGCCCGGGGGTGCCCCTGCACGTGGATGAAGGCACCCTGGGCAGGATCGCGAACGGTGAACACCACGCCCCCCACTCCGTCCTGGGCGCGCACCTGGACGACTATGGGCACGTCACCATCCGGACCGTGAAGCACCTCGCCGAAGCAGTCACCGTGGTCACCCGTGCCGGTGAAGTTCCCATGGAACACGAGGCCCACGGCGTCTGGGTTGCCGTCCTGGAACCGCTGGAGCAGGGGCACGTTCCCGACTACCGCCTCACGGTCGCCTACCCGGGCAAGGACCCGGTGACCGTTGACGAGCCCTACCGCTACCTGCCCACCGTGGGCGAAGTTGACCTCCACCTCATCGGTGAAGGCCGGCACGAGAAACTGTGGCAGGTGCTCGGCGCCCATGTCCGGCATTACAAGTCGGCGCTGGGAGACGTCAACGGTGTGTCCTTTGCCGTCTGGGCCCCCAACGCGCAGGCCGTCCGCGTCAAGGGCGACTTCAACGCCTGGGACGGACGGGAACACTCCATGCGCTCCCTGGGTTCCTCCGGCGTGTGGGAGGTCTTCATCCCCGGCGTCGCCGCGGGGGCCTGCTACAAGTACGAAATCCTGACCCGGGGCGGCTACTGGGTTGAAAAGGCCGATCCGCTGGCGTTCGGCACCGAAGTTCCCCCCTTGACCGCATCCAGGGTGGTGGAACCCTCCTACGCGTTCAAGGACGAGGAATGGATGGAAGCGCGGGCCAAACGCGATCCCCACAACTCCGCCATGAGCGTGTACGAGGTGCACCTCGGATCCTGGCGCCTGGGCCTCGGCTACCGCGAGCTCGCCAAGGAACTGGTGGAGTACGTCAAGTGGCTGGGATTCACGCACGTGGAATTCATGCCCGTCGCAGAGCACCCGTTCGGCGGTTCCTGGGGTTACCAGGTCACCTCCTACTTCGCGCCCACATCCCGGTTCGGACACCCGGACGAGTTCCGCTACCTGGTGGACGCCCTCCACCAGGCAGGAATCGGCGTCCTGCTGGACTGGGTGCCCGCACACTTCCCGAAGGACGCCTGGGCCCTGGCCCGGTTTGACGGCGAGCCGCTGTACGAACACTCGGACCCGGCACTTGGCGAACACCCCGACTGGGGCACCCTGATCTTCGACTTCGGGCGCACCGAGGTCCGGAACTTCCTGGTGGCCAACGCCCTCTACTGGCTGGAGGAATTCCACATCGATGGCCTGCGCGTGGACGCGGTGGCCTCCATGCTCTACCTCGACTACTCACGCCAGGAAGGCCAGTGGCGGCCCAACCGCTTCGGCGGCAGGGAGAACCTCGAGGCCATCTCCTTCCTGCAGGAAGTCAACGCCACCGTCTACAAGACCCACCCCGGCGCCGTCATGATCGCGGAAGAATCCACGGCGTTCCCGGGCGTTACTGCGCCCACCAGCCACGGCGGCCTGGGCTTCGGCCTGAAGTGGAACATGGGCTGGATGCACGATTCCCTCAAGTACATCTCCGAGGACCCCTACAACCGCAGGTGGCACCACGGGACGGTGACGTTCTCCCTGGTTTACGCCTTCACGGAGAACTTCCTGCTGCCCATCAGCCACGACGAGGTTGTCCACGGCAAGGGCTCAATGCTCCGCAAGATGCCCGGTGACCGTTGGCAGCAGCTGGCGAACCTCCGGGCCTTCTTCGCCTACCAGTGGGCCCACCCCGGCAAGCAGCTCATCTTCATGGGCACCGAGTTCGGCCAGGAAGCCGAGTGGTCTGAACAGCACGGCCTGGACTGGTGGCTCGCCGACATCCCCGCACACAGGGGACTGCAGTTGCTCACCAAGGACCTCAACGAGCTGTACGCGTCCACCCCGGCGCTGTACACGCAGGACAATGTTCCGGCTGGTTTCCAGTGGATCAACGGTGGCGACGCGGACCGCAACGTCCTGTCCTTCATCAGGTGGGACGCCGACGGCAACCCGGTTGTCTGTGCCATCAACTTCTCCGGCGCCCCGCATGTCGGCTACACCCTGGGTGTCCCCACTGCCGGGGCCTGGACCGAGGTCCTGAACACCGACCACACCACCTACGGCGGATCCGGTGTACTGAACGACGGCGAGCTGAAGGCAGTGGACGAAGGACAGGATGGCCAGCCGGCGACGCTGACTGTCACGCTGCCTCCGCTCGGGGCGTCCTACTTCAAGCCGGGAGCATCAACGGCTGGCTGA
- a CDS encoding LacI family DNA-binding transcriptional regulator: MAGIKEVASRAGLSVATVSRALSGKSNVSSKSRRLAQEAARELGFVPSYHASSLASGRNHNIGLVVPNVQRWYFSSVLEGVSETLLDAGYDLTLYNVGEQPERRNSILTDFLLRKRLDAVIAVALVLSEEEIGQLLAVHRPIVVIGGALPGASTIRIDDEGLAKMATSHLIGLGHTRIAHITGDAGLNRDFKLPQLRQKGFAAAMAAAGLGFRPEWHATADFTIQGAYAAGRRLLGTPTERPTAVFAASDEMAVGVMLAARDFGLRVPEDLSVVGIDGHELAETFGLTTVSQDPRGQGKLAAATALALLEGAGRDPDGGPAVTAAQDQEYPTEFVIRHSTAVPPDVAARMA, encoded by the coding sequence GTGGCAGGCATCAAAGAAGTTGCCAGCCGGGCCGGGCTGTCGGTGGCCACCGTCTCGCGGGCACTGAGCGGCAAGTCCAACGTCTCTTCCAAGAGCCGCCGGCTGGCCCAGGAGGCTGCCCGGGAACTCGGGTTCGTTCCGTCCTACCACGCGTCGAGCCTCGCCTCAGGGCGGAACCACAACATCGGGCTGGTGGTACCCAACGTCCAGCGCTGGTACTTCTCTTCTGTACTGGAAGGCGTTTCCGAAACCCTGCTCGATGCCGGCTATGACCTGACGCTCTATAACGTGGGTGAACAGCCGGAGCGGCGCAACAGCATCCTGACCGACTTCCTGCTGCGGAAACGCCTGGATGCGGTAATCGCCGTGGCGCTGGTGCTCAGTGAGGAAGAGATCGGGCAGCTGCTGGCCGTGCACCGTCCCATCGTGGTGATCGGAGGCGCCCTGCCCGGGGCGTCCACCATCAGGATCGACGACGAGGGCCTGGCGAAGATGGCCACCAGCCATCTGATTGGGCTGGGACATACCCGGATTGCGCATATCACCGGGGACGCGGGGCTGAACAGGGACTTCAAGCTTCCTCAGCTCCGGCAAAAGGGCTTCGCGGCGGCCATGGCGGCAGCAGGGCTTGGGTTTCGGCCCGAGTGGCATGCCACTGCCGACTTCACCATCCAGGGCGCTTACGCGGCAGGCCGCCGGCTGCTGGGAACACCCACCGAACGGCCCACGGCAGTCTTTGCCGCCTCCGATGAGATGGCGGTGGGCGTCATGCTTGCCGCGCGCGACTTCGGCCTTCGGGTTCCGGAGGATCTCTCCGTGGTGGGGATTGACGGGCACGAGCTGGCAGAGACCTTCGGGCTGACCACTGTGAGCCAGGACCCGCGGGGCCAGGGGAAGCTGGCGGCCGCGACTGCTTTGGCCCTGCTGGAGGGCGCCGGCAGGGATCCCGACGGCGGTCCGGCAGTTACGGCAGCCCAGGACCAGGAATACCCTACGGAATTCGTGATCCGGCACAGCACCGCCGTACCACCGGACGTTGCCGCGAGGATGGCCTAG
- a CDS encoding glycoside hydrolase family 13 protein — protein MLTSMSVETVTQDTLACAGPLTLIHAADTAPGWWRSAVIYQVYPRSFRDLNGDGIGDLAGITQELPHLADLGVDAVWLSPFYRSPQRDAGYDVSDYCDVDPVFGTLADFDGMMAESHRLGLRVIVDLVPNHCSDQHPAFQAAIAAPAGSPERDMFIFRDGTGHDGQEPPNNWQSHFGGPAWTRVAGTDGQPGQWYLHLFDSSQPDFNWDNPAVHAEFERVLRFWLDRGVSGFRVDVAHALVKAPGLPAWGGRADGGSSDGYPGHEAPMFGQPAVHDIYRTWRLILDEYGPDRILCAEASVDLHRLAHWVRPDEMHQAFNFPYLHAGLDVYRLRSVITDSLTVLDGVGAPSTWVLSNHDVVRHASRFGYNGLGPRDGDGIGPADHQPDHDLGRRRAAAASMFMLGLPGAAYLYQGEELGLPDGIDIPDHLRQDPTFARTGGQRLGRDGCRVPLPWRGGDPHLGFGSGSDPWLPIPATFKALARDLQAESPSSHLSLYRDALAFRRELDLGRGSLSWAEDWCTGYSLGYLNGTTLVVMNLNHEPLEMPAGHVLIRSLPAGAGRALASGETAWIQLGPDAAAAL, from the coding sequence ATGCTGACTTCCATGTCTGTCGAAACTGTGACCCAGGACACTCTGGCTTGTGCCGGGCCCCTGACGCTCATCCATGCTGCTGACACCGCTCCAGGCTGGTGGCGCTCTGCTGTGATCTACCAGGTCTACCCCCGGTCCTTCCGTGACCTAAACGGCGACGGCATTGGCGACTTGGCCGGAATTACCCAGGAGCTCCCGCATCTCGCAGACCTGGGAGTCGATGCAGTCTGGCTCTCGCCCTTCTACCGTTCCCCGCAGCGTGACGCCGGCTATGACGTCAGCGACTACTGCGACGTGGACCCGGTCTTCGGTACGCTGGCCGACTTCGACGGCATGATGGCCGAATCCCACCGCCTGGGCCTGCGGGTCATCGTGGACCTGGTGCCCAACCACTGCTCCGACCAGCACCCGGCATTCCAGGCAGCCATTGCCGCGCCGGCCGGAAGCCCCGAGCGGGACATGTTCATCTTCCGGGACGGGACCGGCCACGACGGACAGGAACCACCCAACAACTGGCAGTCCCACTTTGGCGGACCTGCCTGGACTCGGGTGGCAGGAACTGACGGGCAGCCGGGGCAGTGGTACCTCCACCTCTTCGATTCCTCGCAGCCGGACTTCAACTGGGACAACCCCGCCGTCCACGCAGAATTCGAACGCGTGCTCCGTTTCTGGCTGGACCGCGGCGTCTCAGGTTTCCGGGTGGACGTCGCCCATGCGCTGGTCAAGGCCCCCGGACTGCCCGCCTGGGGCGGCCGCGCCGACGGCGGCAGCAGCGACGGGTACCCGGGCCATGAGGCTCCCATGTTCGGCCAACCAGCTGTCCACGACATCTACCGCACATGGCGGCTGATCCTGGACGAATACGGACCCGACCGGATCCTCTGCGCCGAGGCCAGCGTGGACCTGCACCGGCTGGCGCACTGGGTCCGGCCCGACGAGATGCACCAGGCGTTCAACTTCCCGTACCTCCACGCGGGCCTGGACGTCTACCGCCTCCGCTCCGTCATCACCGATTCCCTGACAGTCCTCGACGGGGTAGGTGCTCCCAGCACCTGGGTACTGTCGAACCATGACGTGGTCCGCCACGCCAGCCGGTTCGGGTACAACGGGCTTGGTCCGCGGGACGGCGACGGCATTGGCCCGGCAGATCACCAGCCGGACCATGATCTTGGCCGCCGCCGCGCGGCCGCTGCCTCGATGTTCATGCTGGGACTCCCCGGCGCCGCGTACCTGTACCAGGGCGAAGAGCTCGGGTTGCCGGACGGCATCGACATTCCTGACCACCTGCGCCAGGACCCCACGTTCGCCCGCACCGGCGGCCAGCGGCTGGGCCGTGACGGTTGCAGGGTGCCGCTGCCCTGGCGGGGCGGGGACCCGCACCTGGGGTTTGGCTCGGGCAGCGACCCCTGGCTGCCCATTCCTGCCACGTTCAAGGCGCTGGCGAGGGACCTGCAGGCGGAATCACCGTCGTCGCACCTGTCCCTGTACCGTGACGCCCTGGCCTTCCGCCGGGAGCTGGACCTGGGCAGGGGATCCTTGTCCTGGGCCGAGGACTGGTGCACCGGCTACTCCCTGGGCTACCTGAACGGCACTACGCTGGTGGTTATGAACCTGAACCACGAGCCGCTGGAAATGCCTGCGGGACATGTCCTGATCCGCAGCCTGCCCGCAGGTGCGGGCCGCGCCCTTGCCTCCGGTGAGACCGCGTGGATCCAGCTTGGACCGGACGCCGCAGCAGCCCTCTGA